DNA sequence from the Podospora pseudocomata strain CBS 415.72m chromosome 2 map unlocalized CBS415.72m_2.2, whole genome shotgun sequence genome:
TCAGGCGGATCTTCTGACGAACAATGGAGAATATATTGCCGGGCATGAGGCGACCTATTGGAGGTGCCAGACGTGCACTGGCTGCACCTAAGCGCAGAGTGTGATGAGTTAGTAGGTAAGTACCAGACTCGGTCCAACTTTCAGGCAAGGTAAAGAGCTAACCACCTGGGAGCTAGAAGTATGTGGAGTGAGTCACGACAGTGATACTTCAGCTCGGAAACTATTGTTATGGGATATGGGGATATGCATGTATAtgagatgacgatgaggctTATGAAGACTTGATATAGATTTAATGTAATAATGCTCATTTACAACAGAGATTCTCTGTTCTTTGGTCTTCCACGTGAAGATCCGTTGGCTCATACCGACCCTTCAAAAGCCTTGACATACAATACcgccgccacagcagcaacactcCCCAGCAAAGCCATTTGCACACCCTCCCACACAGCTCTTCTCAACCCTTCTCTTGCCAacgtcttcctcaacaacatccttGTCATTCCTTGTCAGAATAAAGTCCTTCCCAAAGCCAAAGAGAAACAAAGCGACCACACAAACCCCAAAGCTCCACGCTAATCCCACATGTATATTCTCCATACCGAAAAAGAAGTACGGAAACAGGAGCAGTATCCCCCCAAGTAAATAACCAAAAGACACAGCCAACCCTGCCACAATGGGACTCTCCTTTATCTCCTcagcggccttctcctcggaGTCTTGACACCGGCGACGAGAAGGAAGCAGCCCATCGCTGCTTGATacctcctctttctctccatcttccgcctcctccgctggTGGTGACGAAGACCTGGTAGAGGTAGAAGAAGGGCGAGCAGCTAGATAGCCGCCAATTCCCATGCTGATGCTACCTGCACAGATCTCCGCCATGCCGGCATAGATTACTGTGCGGGTATTCCCAGTGAGGATAGGCCTGCTGCGAGGGCAAAGGGAACGATGAGGCCATGTGCGAAGCCGAAGGTGAAGTTTGAGAGGAAAGAAGCGAGTGTTATGGTGGGCATGGTaaaggttgagggggaggtgatgagcTCGGGGAGGTCGGTTACTGTAattgggaagaggaagagtcTGAAAACCGTTCCGTGGAGAGGGATCTTTTgtggaaagaggaggagatggggattGATTCGTAGATTGGGATGTTGTTCTCAGAGGTGGACGGAGAGTCACCTCTGATGATGCGGCTGAGCTTTTGGGACAAGGATGCTTGTGGTTGTGAcatgttgttggggaggaaagTTTTATATCAGTGTGGAAGAGTGAAATTCGGGAAGTATCAAGGGACGGCTGATGAGGTCAGGAATGAGGGAAGCCCGTCATCTTTCTAATCTCTTGTCCAGAGCACATCTGTAGCTGGAAGCATTTCCTGTCCATCAGAAGACTCTGACACCAAGCCATGACATCCAACCACTACCATCTCATCCGCGGCTGTCCTGCAAAGGCATTGAAAATGCATGTAATGCCATCGGTTCAGCCATCCCCCACGTCCATGACATGCCCTTTGTCAGGTGCCCCACATGATTGTTATTGAGTTATGGCGCGATGAGAGAGGCGCATCGTACATACAACATTGAGTGTTATCAACACCGCATAGGAAGTTCCTGCGAATGTGTAGATAGTTGCATTCAGACTAGGCCTGAGGCCTTTAAAGATGGCGTCGAAGTAGAAGATCTCCTTACACGTGCGTCGAAGTTGGGAATGTCATTTGTCGTCCGTACTGGAATCGAGCACGGAATACTGCAACTGGGAATATCAGAATCACATTTTAACTCGATTTAAAATTAGTTTACAGTTTCTGAAATATCGGGAGACAGTTGCTATAAAAGCGCTAAACTATATCCATTTAATCCGTTTGCTTTATCTACTACACTCCCAGTCTCCCATTGTATATTCGTTTTCTCAATGGCTTCGTACTTACCCAATTCCTTAGCATTAGCCGCTACCATTACGGGCCTGATCACTGCAGTAAAATCATTGTTGTGACCTTCCGGTAGGAGGGTCCAGTTGGGAGGCTTCCGGAGGCTCACCTGGAGGCTCCAAGCGTGGCTCACTGCGCAGACACCGGAGGCACACGGGAGTGAGACTCTTGGAGAGAGTCTCTGGCAACGGAGGATGCGGAGTGACTCGAAATGACCGGTATTCTTATGGGAAAAGCAGCTTCGAAGGGTCACGCAACATGCTCCGGTGCCGTGGAAATAAGGAAATGAAGGAAAGAAATGACACTGAAATAAACAGGCAAGACAAAAGAATGATAACGTGTGTGATAAGCGAACGGGACAGACAAGCGAGCGGGACACTTTTTTCGCGACGCGTCTCCTGTTCACAAAACATCAAATTTCTCCACAAACTATTATGGCAACTCCTTCCTACGAAGCCAGGATGAACTTAGCCCTCGAAGCTATGCAAAAGGATAAGAAATTAAGTatccgagctgcagcaaatATCTACAATGTCGAGAAAACAACCCTCCATAACCGACGCAACGGTAAACTTTCACGAAgcgatattccagccaatTCGCGTAAGCTCACGGACCTAGAAGAGCAAACGCTTGTTCAATATAtaattgagctatgtgcaCGCGCATTTCATCCTCGGTTTTGTTacgtggaagatatggccaaccgaTTGTTGCGCgaacgcgacgcgcccc
Encoded proteins:
- a CDS encoding uncharacterized protein (EggNog:ENOG503NWJG; COG:S); translated protein: MPTITLASFLSNFTFGFAHGLIVPFALAAGLSSLGIPAHISMGIGGYLAARPSSTSTRSSSPPAEEAEDGEKEEVSSSDGLLPSRRRCQDSEEKAAEEIKESPIVAGLAVSFGYLLGGILLLFPYFFFGMENIHVGLAWSFGVCVVALFLFGFGKDFILTRNDKDVVEEDVGKRRVEKSCVGGCANGFAGECCCCGGGIVCQGF